Proteins encoded by one window of Branchiostoma floridae strain S238N-H82 chromosome 6, Bfl_VNyyK, whole genome shotgun sequence:
- the LOC118418210 gene encoding uncharacterized protein LOC118418210 — protein sequence MSLLGGLKFPEVLWRIVNDDQFMSIGWSEEGTSVVVREQDFIEEVLEAEDEKKVFQTNSFASFIRNLNFYGFACRRIATENETAIHSCFCPYFQRDRPELRSRVSRGPNSRRWMALFEADGKPKEGVKGLLEDLTNNGNKRRSLFTNVKRDEELAAKFVRIAPKPSASAALLLGEHNIGDTVLREPPIQPRRLSSLRPPSPSLKKLVHDALEIPTTPPMMAQPVVMMPQQQQQSSQPAQIVYMLPIVVPQSPVEMATTAVQTTATLSTAINYFNSNVFTQTTVPTQRDRPKSSTSKEDFPTTDRPTISEGQLAKTSTYDDVTLQMTCEDDTSTAAPDKLTARPGKVVRRATRNQARTARVVMQSIAEENGQEL from the coding sequence ATGTCTCTTCTTGGTGGTCTGAAATTCCCCGAGGTTCTGTGGCGTATCGTTAATGATGACCAGTTTATGTCCATCGGCTGGTCGGAGGAAGGGACTAGCGTTGTTGTCCGTGAGCAGGACTTCATAGAAGAGGTTCTAGAGGCTGAGGACGAGAAGAAAGTATTCCAGACGAATTCTTTTGCCAGCTTCATCAGAAATCTCAATTTCTACGGCTTTGCCTGTCGCCGGATCGCCACAGAGAACGAGACGGCTATCCACTCGTGCTTCTGTCCGTACTTCCAGCGGGATCGCCCCGAGCTGCGGTCCCGTGTCTCCCGCGGACCCAACTCACGGCGATGGATGGCGCTTTTCGAGGCCGATGGAAAACCCAAAGAGGGTGTGAAGGGGTTATTGGAGGACCTGACAAACAACGGGAACAAGAGAAGAAGCTTGTTCACTAACGTGAAGCGGGATGAGGAGTTAGCAGCCAAGTTTGTGCGGATCGCTCCCAAACCCTCTGCTTCTGCTGCCCTCCTCCTCGGAGAACACAACATCGGCGACACGGTTCTCCGAGAACCGCCCATTCAACCCCGCCGCTTGTCTTCTCTTCGTCCTCCAAGCCCGTCACTCAAAAAGCTCGTCCACGACGCTCTTGAAATCCCGACGACGCCACCAATGATGGCACAGCCTGTGGTAATGATGCCccagcaacaacaacagagcTCGCAGCCGGCTCAAATCGTGTACATGTTGCCTATAGTTGTACCACAGAGTCCGGTAGAGATGGCCACAACTGCTGTTCAAACCACGGCAACTTTATCGACAGCAATCAACTATTTCAACAGCAATGTCTTCACGCAGACAACAGTGCCAACTCAGAGAGATCGTCCCAAATCGTCAACATCAAAGGAAGATTTTCCCACTACGGATAGACCAACCATTTCTGAAGGTCAACTCGCGAAGACGTCGACGTATGACGACGTCACGTTGCAGATGACGTGCGAGGATGACACCTCAACAGCTGCACCAGACAAGCTGACAGCCAGGCCCGGGAAAGTGGTCCGCAGAGCCACCAGAAACCAGGCGCGCACAGCCCGTGTCGTCATGCAGTCCATCGCTGAGGAGAACGGTCAGGAACTATAG